From the Suncus etruscus isolate mSunEtr1 chromosome 19, mSunEtr1.pri.cur, whole genome shotgun sequence genome, one window contains:
- the OLFML3 gene encoding olfactomedin-like protein 3, producing the protein MGPSIPLLLWLLLSWSCSLQGQYPDYMAYLERQLATLEERMAQCQDQTSRHAAELRDFKNKMLPLLDVAEKEREALRIEADSISGRVDSLEREVDYLESQNPTLPCVEVDEKGTGVGPGNKSKGRRNEKYDMMTDCGYTISQVRSMKILKRFGGPTGLWTKDPLGPTEKIFVLDGTHNDTVFIFPRPRDFTLARTARKAIRVRVPFPWKGTGQLVYGGFLYYARRPPGGPGGGDKLENTLQLIKFHLANRTVVDSSVFPAEGLIPPYGLTADTYIDLAADEEGLWAVYATQEDDRHLCLAKLDPHTLGTEQQWDTPCPRENAEAAFVICGTLYVVYNTRPASRARIQCSFDASGTLSPERAALPYFPRRYGAHASLRYNPREQQLYAWDDGYQILYKLEMKKKEEEI; encoded by the exons ATGGGGCCTAGCATTCCTCTCCTCCTGTGGTTGCTTTTATCCTGGTCCTGCTCCCTTCAGGGACAGTACCCCGACTATATGGCATACTTGGAGCGCCAGCTGGCTACCTTGGAG GAGCGGATGGCCCAGTGCCAAGACCAGACAAGTCGGCATGCGGCAGAGCTGCGGGACTTCAAAAACAAGATGTtgccactgctggatgtggctgagAAGGAACGGGAGGCCCTCAGGATTGAGGCAGACTCCATCTCAGGGAGGGTAGACAGTTTGGAACGGGAGGTGGACTATCTAGAGAGCCAGAACCCCACACTCCCCTGTGTAGAGGTGGACGAGAAGGGAACCGGAGTAGGCCCAGGGAACAAAAGCAAGGGCCGAAGAAATGAGAAATATGACATGATGACAG ACTGCGGCTACACTATCTCTCAGGTGAGATCCATGAAGATCCTAAAGCGGTTTGGCGGGCCCACTGGTCTGTGGACCAAGGATCCCTTGGGTCCTACCGAGAAGATCTTCGTGTTGGATGGGACCCACAACGACACAGTTTTCATATTCCCAAGACCTCGTGACTTCACCTTGGCCAGGACTGCTAGGAAGGCCATCCGGGTTCGAGTGCCCTTCCCCTGGAAGGGCACAGGCCAACTGGTGTATGGCGGCTTTCTCTATTATGCCAGGAGGCCCCCCGGAGGCCCTGGCGGGGGTGACAAGTTGGAAAACACTTTGCAGCTCATCAAGTTTCATCTGGCCAACCGCACGGTGGTGGACAGCTCCGTGTTCCCGGCCGAAGGCTTGAtccccccatatggtctcacTGCTGATACCTATATTGACCTGGCGGCCGATGAGGAGGGCCTTTGGGCTGTCTATGCCACCCAGGAGGACGACAGACACTTATGTTTGGCCAAGTTAGACCCACACACACTGGGCACGGAGCAGCAGTGGGACACGCCGTGTCCCCGAGAGAATGCAGAAGCTGCCTTTGTCATCTGTGGGACTCTCTATGTGGTCTACAACACACGGCCTGCCAGTCGGGCCCGCATCCAGTGTTCCTTTGATGCCAGTGGCACGCTAAGCCCCGAAAGGGCggccctcccttatttcccccgtCGGTACGGTGCCCATGCCAGCCTCCGCTATAATCCCCGTGAGCAGCAACTGTATGCCTGGGATGATGGCTATCAGATTCTTTATAAGCtggagatgaagaagaaagaggaagagatctGA